The proteins below come from a single Aegilops tauschii subsp. strangulata cultivar AL8/78 chromosome 6, Aet v6.0, whole genome shotgun sequence genomic window:
- the LOC109758424 gene encoding uncharacterized protein isoform X4, with amino-acid sequence MRDSNMNESEGGDHVAELKRKKGKKPKPLKWRSTNSDMNNHRNGEAEEGSDGGRDDDDTVLSSLTRSATPSSSSSLIIRKRPRTLGKVAEGCDAVDPPVPRKLRSAIIKRVGQAVPSSPRHAKKRRHLSAISAQIFQMDRETRTDETMPSNSFTKEEEVLADTLLALSQIAPPSEPKADTATEQDISNTNVASTSCSEGVITPTGAIKEDDRITLLPTDANKVVTQSGCADQQVEPTATASVPQLNPAVGAPRISINPDPPKDGQIQDLSLGLFANSPSPPKESFNKSAWKKPKAQFDGSLSLTNQTKKEAPHWLLNRNKSGFVAHDRTKDENSSAKEFTPAIQAPLPCTSTGSSKKPSSSTLGACTISGKEITTAWAIANNDKLSLPENGGSAKTWKRSVTHAYVSHLIQNHLDKDKASQNQVITQERSHSRISSSPSVSTLNKNGMHFDGGNPVQPSIGVCDMAPGRQAMVSTDYLNLPTSAAFSGPQYVQYMHPQMIATHHGPAPYQSYSHLPCSRGNVAPVMSIQQQMQQYMCGPGYAPHPGVPASQAAMKLQQFAPTPQQQQQMWQYHFSQYQPRQAAEGAAAAWQSGRLRDMPSSGSLRPMQALHAPPAMAPPQMELLCAPYQGGGGGGARRPPQLRLI; translated from the exons ATGCGAG ACAGCAACATGAACGAGAGCGAGGGCGGGGATCACGTCGCCGAACTCAAGCGTAAGAAAGGGAAGAAACCCAAGCCCCTGAAGTGGAGATCAACCAACAGCGACATGAACAATCATCGCAACGGCGAGGCCGAAGAAGGTTCCGACGGAGGCCGCGACGACGACGATACGGTCCTCTCCTCACTGACCAGATCCGCCACtcctagcagcagcagcagcctgATCATCAGGAAGAGGCCGAGGACCCTCGGAAAG GTGGCTGAGGGCTGTGATGCCGTGGACCCGCCGGTTCCTAGGAAATTGAGATCAG CCATAATCAAGCGCGTCGGTCAGGCTGTTCCTTCGTCGCCGCGGCATGCCAAGAAGAGGCGTCATCTTTCAGCTATCAGTGCTCAGATTTTTCAGATGGATCGTGAAACAAGAACCGACGAGACCATG CCATCGAATTCTTTCACAAAGGAGGAGGAAGTACTTGCTGATACTTTGCTAGCACTATCCCAAATAGCCCCACCTTCTGAGCCAAAAGCCGACACGGCGACGGAGCAAGATATCTCAAACACAAATGTTGCCTCAACTTCTTGTTCAGAAG GTGTGATTACTCCTACTGGAGCTATCAAGGAGGATGACAGAATAACTTTGTTGCCAACTGATGCTAACAAAGTGGTTACGCAGTCTGGCTGCGCAGATCAACAAGTGGAACCAACTGCTACTGCTAGTGTTCCACAACTAAATCCTGCTGTAGGTGCTCCTCGCATCAGCATAAATCCTGATCCTCCCAAAGATGGACAGATACAGGACCTTTCTTTGGGACTTTTCGCGAATTCGCCAAGTCCACCTAAAGAGTCCTTCAATAAAAG CGCTTGGAAGAAGCCGAAGGCACAGTTTGATGGTAGTCTAAGTCTAACTAACCAGACAAAGAAGGAGGCTCCTCACTGGCTG CTGAACCGCAATAAATCTGGTTTTGTGGCACATGATAGAACAAAAGATGAGAATAGCAGTGCCAAAG AATTTACGCCTGCCATCCAGGCTCCGCTACCTTGTACATCTACTGGGTCTTCAAAAAA GCCCTCTTCAAGTACATTGGGTGCATGCACAATATCTGGCAAAGAAATTACTACAGCCTGGGCAATTGCAAATAATGACAAG CTTTCCCTTCCTGAAAATGGTGGCTCTGCAAAGACATGGAAGAGAAGTGTTACCCATGCCTATGTGAGTCATCTCATCCAAAACCATTTGGACAAAGACAAGGCGTCACAAAATCAAGTAATCACCCAGGAGAGATCACACAGCCGCATTTCAAGCTCTCCAAGCGTCTCCACCTTGAATAAGAATGGCATGCATTTCGACGGGGGGAACCCAGTTCAGCCTTCTATCGGGGTTTGCGACATGGCTCCTGGTCGGCAAGCAATG GTCAGCACTGATTACCTGAACTTGCCCACCTCGGCGGCATTCTCGGGGCCACAGTATGTTCAGTATATGCATCCCCAGATGATCGCCACTCACCACGGTCCGGCGCCGTATCAGTCGTATTCGCATCTCCCTTGTAGCAGAGGGAATGTGGCACCCGTGATGTCGATCCAGCAG CAGATGCAGCAGTACATGTGCGGTCCGGGGTACGCGCCGCACCCCGGCGTGCCGGCGAGCCAGGCCGCCATGAAGCTCCAGCAGTTCGCGCCGActccgcagcagcagcagcagatgtGGCAGTACCATTTCTCCCAGTACCAGCCGAGGCAAGCAGCAGAGGGCGCGGCCGCGGCGTGGCAGAGCGGCCGGCTCCGGGACATGCCGTCGTCCGGCTCCCTGCGGCCGATGCAGGCGCTCCATGCTCCCCCGGCGATGGCGCCGCCGCAGATGGAGCTCCTCTGCGCGCCGTaccagggcggcggcggcggcggggccagACGACCGCCGCAGCTCAGGCTGATCTAG
- the LOC109758424 gene encoding uncharacterized protein isoform X3 encodes MRDSNMNESEGGDHVAELKRKKGKKPKPLKWRSTNSDMNNHRNGEAEEGSDGGRDDDDTVLSSLTRSATPSSSSSLIIRKRPRTLGKVAEGCDAVDPPVPRKLRSAIIKRVGQAVPSSPRHAKKRRHLSAISAQIFQMDRETRTDETMPSNSFTKEEEVLADTLLALSQIAPPSEPKADTATEQDISNTNVASTSCSEGVITPTGAIKEDDRITLLPTDANKVVTQSGCADQQVEPTATASVPQLNPAVGAPRISINPDPPKDGQIQDLSLGLFANSPSPPKESFNKSAWKKPKAQFDGSLSLTNQTKKEAPHWLLNRNKSGFVAHDRTKDENSSAKEFTPAIQAPLPCTSTGSSKKPSSSTLGACTISGKEITTAWAIANNDKLSLPENGGSAKTWKRSVTHAYVSHLIQNHLDKDKASQNQVITQERSHSRISSSPSVSTLNKNGMHFDGGNPVQPSIGVCDMAPGRQAMVSTDYLNLPTSAAFSGPQYVQYMHPQMIATHHGPAPYQSYSHLPCSRGNVAPVMSIQQQQMQQYMCGPGYAPHPGVPASQAAMKLQQFAPTPQQQQQMWQYHFSQYQPRQAAEGAAAAWQSGRLRDMPSSGSLRPMQALHAPPAMAPPQMELLCAPYQGGGGGGARRPPQLRLI; translated from the exons ATGCGAG ACAGCAACATGAACGAGAGCGAGGGCGGGGATCACGTCGCCGAACTCAAGCGTAAGAAAGGGAAGAAACCCAAGCCCCTGAAGTGGAGATCAACCAACAGCGACATGAACAATCATCGCAACGGCGAGGCCGAAGAAGGTTCCGACGGAGGCCGCGACGACGACGATACGGTCCTCTCCTCACTGACCAGATCCGCCACtcctagcagcagcagcagcctgATCATCAGGAAGAGGCCGAGGACCCTCGGAAAG GTGGCTGAGGGCTGTGATGCCGTGGACCCGCCGGTTCCTAGGAAATTGAGATCAG CCATAATCAAGCGCGTCGGTCAGGCTGTTCCTTCGTCGCCGCGGCATGCCAAGAAGAGGCGTCATCTTTCAGCTATCAGTGCTCAGATTTTTCAGATGGATCGTGAAACAAGAACCGACGAGACCATG CCATCGAATTCTTTCACAAAGGAGGAGGAAGTACTTGCTGATACTTTGCTAGCACTATCCCAAATAGCCCCACCTTCTGAGCCAAAAGCCGACACGGCGACGGAGCAAGATATCTCAAACACAAATGTTGCCTCAACTTCTTGTTCAGAAG GTGTGATTACTCCTACTGGAGCTATCAAGGAGGATGACAGAATAACTTTGTTGCCAACTGATGCTAACAAAGTGGTTACGCAGTCTGGCTGCGCAGATCAACAAGTGGAACCAACTGCTACTGCTAGTGTTCCACAACTAAATCCTGCTGTAGGTGCTCCTCGCATCAGCATAAATCCTGATCCTCCCAAAGATGGACAGATACAGGACCTTTCTTTGGGACTTTTCGCGAATTCGCCAAGTCCACCTAAAGAGTCCTTCAATAAAAG CGCTTGGAAGAAGCCGAAGGCACAGTTTGATGGTAGTCTAAGTCTAACTAACCAGACAAAGAAGGAGGCTCCTCACTGGCTG CTGAACCGCAATAAATCTGGTTTTGTGGCACATGATAGAACAAAAGATGAGAATAGCAGTGCCAAAG AATTTACGCCTGCCATCCAGGCTCCGCTACCTTGTACATCTACTGGGTCTTCAAAAAA GCCCTCTTCAAGTACATTGGGTGCATGCACAATATCTGGCAAAGAAATTACTACAGCCTGGGCAATTGCAAATAATGACAAG CTTTCCCTTCCTGAAAATGGTGGCTCTGCAAAGACATGGAAGAGAAGTGTTACCCATGCCTATGTGAGTCATCTCATCCAAAACCATTTGGACAAAGACAAGGCGTCACAAAATCAAGTAATCACCCAGGAGAGATCACACAGCCGCATTTCAAGCTCTCCAAGCGTCTCCACCTTGAATAAGAATGGCATGCATTTCGACGGGGGGAACCCAGTTCAGCCTTCTATCGGGGTTTGCGACATGGCTCCTGGTCGGCAAGCAATG GTCAGCACTGATTACCTGAACTTGCCCACCTCGGCGGCATTCTCGGGGCCACAGTATGTTCAGTATATGCATCCCCAGATGATCGCCACTCACCACGGTCCGGCGCCGTATCAGTCGTATTCGCATCTCCCTTGTAGCAGAGGGAATGTGGCACCCGTGATGTCGATCCAGCAG CAGCAGATGCAGCAGTACATGTGCGGTCCGGGGTACGCGCCGCACCCCGGCGTGCCGGCGAGCCAGGCCGCCATGAAGCTCCAGCAGTTCGCGCCGActccgcagcagcagcagcagatgtGGCAGTACCATTTCTCCCAGTACCAGCCGAGGCAAGCAGCAGAGGGCGCGGCCGCGGCGTGGCAGAGCGGCCGGCTCCGGGACATGCCGTCGTCCGGCTCCCTGCGGCCGATGCAGGCGCTCCATGCTCCCCCGGCGATGGCGCCGCCGCAGATGGAGCTCCTCTGCGCGCCGTaccagggcggcggcggcggcggggccagACGACCGCCGCAGCTCAGGCTGATCTAG
- the LOC109758424 gene encoding uncharacterized protein isoform X2 — protein sequence MVVDMEDEGRREKKRLAAVVGVTRRHVMRSGSSSSSSSPTSLPPPAAADSNMNESEGGDHVAELKRKKGKKPKPLKWRSTNSDMNNHRNGEAEEGSDGGRDDDDTVLSSLTRSATPSSSSSLIIRKRPRTLGKVAEGCDAVDPPVPRKLRSAIIKRVGQAVPSSPRHAKKRRHLSAISAQIFQMDRETRTDETMPSNSFTKEEEVLADTLLALSQIAPPSEPKADTATEQDISNTNVASTSCSEGVITPTGAIKEDDRITLLPTDANKVVTQSGCADQQVEPTATASVPQLNPAVGAPRISINPDPPKDGQIQDLSLGLFANSPSPPKESFNKSAWKKPKAQFDGSLSLTNQTKKEAPHWLLNRNKSGFVAHDRTKDENSSAKEFTPAIQAPLPCTSTGSSKKPSSSTLGACTISGKEITTAWAIANNDKLSLPENGGSAKTWKRSVTHAYVSHLIQNHLDKDKASQNQVITQERSHSRISSSPSVSTLNKNGMHFDGGNPVQPSIGVCDMAPGRQAMVSTDYLNLPTSAAFSGPQYVQYMHPQMIATHHGPAPYQSYSHLPCSRGNVAPVMSIQQQMQQYMCGPGYAPHPGVPASQAAMKLQQFAPTPQQQQQMWQYHFSQYQPRQAAEGAAAAWQSGRLRDMPSSGSLRPMQALHAPPAMAPPQMELLCAPYQGGGGGGARRPPQLRLI from the exons ATGGTGGTGGATATGGAGGATGAGGGCCGGAGGGAGAAGAAGAGGCTGGCGGCGGTGGTTGGGGTCACGAGGAGGCACGTGATGAGGAGCggctcgtcgtcctcctcctcctcgccgacTTCATTGCCTCCCCCTGCCGCTGCTG ACAGCAACATGAACGAGAGCGAGGGCGGGGATCACGTCGCCGAACTCAAGCGTAAGAAAGGGAAGAAACCCAAGCCCCTGAAGTGGAGATCAACCAACAGCGACATGAACAATCATCGCAACGGCGAGGCCGAAGAAGGTTCCGACGGAGGCCGCGACGACGACGATACGGTCCTCTCCTCACTGACCAGATCCGCCACtcctagcagcagcagcagcctgATCATCAGGAAGAGGCCGAGGACCCTCGGAAAG GTGGCTGAGGGCTGTGATGCCGTGGACCCGCCGGTTCCTAGGAAATTGAGATCAG CCATAATCAAGCGCGTCGGTCAGGCTGTTCCTTCGTCGCCGCGGCATGCCAAGAAGAGGCGTCATCTTTCAGCTATCAGTGCTCAGATTTTTCAGATGGATCGTGAAACAAGAACCGACGAGACCATG CCATCGAATTCTTTCACAAAGGAGGAGGAAGTACTTGCTGATACTTTGCTAGCACTATCCCAAATAGCCCCACCTTCTGAGCCAAAAGCCGACACGGCGACGGAGCAAGATATCTCAAACACAAATGTTGCCTCAACTTCTTGTTCAGAAG GTGTGATTACTCCTACTGGAGCTATCAAGGAGGATGACAGAATAACTTTGTTGCCAACTGATGCTAACAAAGTGGTTACGCAGTCTGGCTGCGCAGATCAACAAGTGGAACCAACTGCTACTGCTAGTGTTCCACAACTAAATCCTGCTGTAGGTGCTCCTCGCATCAGCATAAATCCTGATCCTCCCAAAGATGGACAGATACAGGACCTTTCTTTGGGACTTTTCGCGAATTCGCCAAGTCCACCTAAAGAGTCCTTCAATAAAAG CGCTTGGAAGAAGCCGAAGGCACAGTTTGATGGTAGTCTAAGTCTAACTAACCAGACAAAGAAGGAGGCTCCTCACTGGCTG CTGAACCGCAATAAATCTGGTTTTGTGGCACATGATAGAACAAAAGATGAGAATAGCAGTGCCAAAG AATTTACGCCTGCCATCCAGGCTCCGCTACCTTGTACATCTACTGGGTCTTCAAAAAA GCCCTCTTCAAGTACATTGGGTGCATGCACAATATCTGGCAAAGAAATTACTACAGCCTGGGCAATTGCAAATAATGACAAG CTTTCCCTTCCTGAAAATGGTGGCTCTGCAAAGACATGGAAGAGAAGTGTTACCCATGCCTATGTGAGTCATCTCATCCAAAACCATTTGGACAAAGACAAGGCGTCACAAAATCAAGTAATCACCCAGGAGAGATCACACAGCCGCATTTCAAGCTCTCCAAGCGTCTCCACCTTGAATAAGAATGGCATGCATTTCGACGGGGGGAACCCAGTTCAGCCTTCTATCGGGGTTTGCGACATGGCTCCTGGTCGGCAAGCAATG GTCAGCACTGATTACCTGAACTTGCCCACCTCGGCGGCATTCTCGGGGCCACAGTATGTTCAGTATATGCATCCCCAGATGATCGCCACTCACCACGGTCCGGCGCCGTATCAGTCGTATTCGCATCTCCCTTGTAGCAGAGGGAATGTGGCACCCGTGATGTCGATCCAGCAG CAGATGCAGCAGTACATGTGCGGTCCGGGGTACGCGCCGCACCCCGGCGTGCCGGCGAGCCAGGCCGCCATGAAGCTCCAGCAGTTCGCGCCGActccgcagcagcagcagcagatgtGGCAGTACCATTTCTCCCAGTACCAGCCGAGGCAAGCAGCAGAGGGCGCGGCCGCGGCGTGGCAGAGCGGCCGGCTCCGGGACATGCCGTCGTCCGGCTCCCTGCGGCCGATGCAGGCGCTCCATGCTCCCCCGGCGATGGCGCCGCCGCAGATGGAGCTCCTCTGCGCGCCGTaccagggcggcggcggcggcggggccagACGACCGCCGCAGCTCAGGCTGATCTAG
- the LOC109758424 gene encoding uncharacterized protein isoform X1 has translation MVVDMEDEGRREKKRLAAVVGVTRRHVMRSGSSSSSSSPTSLPPPAAADSNMNESEGGDHVAELKRKKGKKPKPLKWRSTNSDMNNHRNGEAEEGSDGGRDDDDTVLSSLTRSATPSSSSSLIIRKRPRTLGKVAEGCDAVDPPVPRKLRSAIIKRVGQAVPSSPRHAKKRRHLSAISAQIFQMDRETRTDETMPSNSFTKEEEVLADTLLALSQIAPPSEPKADTATEQDISNTNVASTSCSEGVITPTGAIKEDDRITLLPTDANKVVTQSGCADQQVEPTATASVPQLNPAVGAPRISINPDPPKDGQIQDLSLGLFANSPSPPKESFNKSAWKKPKAQFDGSLSLTNQTKKEAPHWLLNRNKSGFVAHDRTKDENSSAKEFTPAIQAPLPCTSTGSSKKPSSSTLGACTISGKEITTAWAIANNDKLSLPENGGSAKTWKRSVTHAYVSHLIQNHLDKDKASQNQVITQERSHSRISSSPSVSTLNKNGMHFDGGNPVQPSIGVCDMAPGRQAMVSTDYLNLPTSAAFSGPQYVQYMHPQMIATHHGPAPYQSYSHLPCSRGNVAPVMSIQQQQMQQYMCGPGYAPHPGVPASQAAMKLQQFAPTPQQQQQMWQYHFSQYQPRQAAEGAAAAWQSGRLRDMPSSGSLRPMQALHAPPAMAPPQMELLCAPYQGGGGGGARRPPQLRLI, from the exons ATGGTGGTGGATATGGAGGATGAGGGCCGGAGGGAGAAGAAGAGGCTGGCGGCGGTGGTTGGGGTCACGAGGAGGCACGTGATGAGGAGCggctcgtcgtcctcctcctcctcgccgacTTCATTGCCTCCCCCTGCCGCTGCTG ACAGCAACATGAACGAGAGCGAGGGCGGGGATCACGTCGCCGAACTCAAGCGTAAGAAAGGGAAGAAACCCAAGCCCCTGAAGTGGAGATCAACCAACAGCGACATGAACAATCATCGCAACGGCGAGGCCGAAGAAGGTTCCGACGGAGGCCGCGACGACGACGATACGGTCCTCTCCTCACTGACCAGATCCGCCACtcctagcagcagcagcagcctgATCATCAGGAAGAGGCCGAGGACCCTCGGAAAG GTGGCTGAGGGCTGTGATGCCGTGGACCCGCCGGTTCCTAGGAAATTGAGATCAG CCATAATCAAGCGCGTCGGTCAGGCTGTTCCTTCGTCGCCGCGGCATGCCAAGAAGAGGCGTCATCTTTCAGCTATCAGTGCTCAGATTTTTCAGATGGATCGTGAAACAAGAACCGACGAGACCATG CCATCGAATTCTTTCACAAAGGAGGAGGAAGTACTTGCTGATACTTTGCTAGCACTATCCCAAATAGCCCCACCTTCTGAGCCAAAAGCCGACACGGCGACGGAGCAAGATATCTCAAACACAAATGTTGCCTCAACTTCTTGTTCAGAAG GTGTGATTACTCCTACTGGAGCTATCAAGGAGGATGACAGAATAACTTTGTTGCCAACTGATGCTAACAAAGTGGTTACGCAGTCTGGCTGCGCAGATCAACAAGTGGAACCAACTGCTACTGCTAGTGTTCCACAACTAAATCCTGCTGTAGGTGCTCCTCGCATCAGCATAAATCCTGATCCTCCCAAAGATGGACAGATACAGGACCTTTCTTTGGGACTTTTCGCGAATTCGCCAAGTCCACCTAAAGAGTCCTTCAATAAAAG CGCTTGGAAGAAGCCGAAGGCACAGTTTGATGGTAGTCTAAGTCTAACTAACCAGACAAAGAAGGAGGCTCCTCACTGGCTG CTGAACCGCAATAAATCTGGTTTTGTGGCACATGATAGAACAAAAGATGAGAATAGCAGTGCCAAAG AATTTACGCCTGCCATCCAGGCTCCGCTACCTTGTACATCTACTGGGTCTTCAAAAAA GCCCTCTTCAAGTACATTGGGTGCATGCACAATATCTGGCAAAGAAATTACTACAGCCTGGGCAATTGCAAATAATGACAAG CTTTCCCTTCCTGAAAATGGTGGCTCTGCAAAGACATGGAAGAGAAGTGTTACCCATGCCTATGTGAGTCATCTCATCCAAAACCATTTGGACAAAGACAAGGCGTCACAAAATCAAGTAATCACCCAGGAGAGATCACACAGCCGCATTTCAAGCTCTCCAAGCGTCTCCACCTTGAATAAGAATGGCATGCATTTCGACGGGGGGAACCCAGTTCAGCCTTCTATCGGGGTTTGCGACATGGCTCCTGGTCGGCAAGCAATG GTCAGCACTGATTACCTGAACTTGCCCACCTCGGCGGCATTCTCGGGGCCACAGTATGTTCAGTATATGCATCCCCAGATGATCGCCACTCACCACGGTCCGGCGCCGTATCAGTCGTATTCGCATCTCCCTTGTAGCAGAGGGAATGTGGCACCCGTGATGTCGATCCAGCAG CAGCAGATGCAGCAGTACATGTGCGGTCCGGGGTACGCGCCGCACCCCGGCGTGCCGGCGAGCCAGGCCGCCATGAAGCTCCAGCAGTTCGCGCCGActccgcagcagcagcagcagatgtGGCAGTACCATTTCTCCCAGTACCAGCCGAGGCAAGCAGCAGAGGGCGCGGCCGCGGCGTGGCAGAGCGGCCGGCTCCGGGACATGCCGTCGTCCGGCTCCCTGCGGCCGATGCAGGCGCTCCATGCTCCCCCGGCGATGGCGCCGCCGCAGATGGAGCTCCTCTGCGCGCCGTaccagggcggcggcggcggcggggccagACGACCGCCGCAGCTCAGGCTGATCTAG
- the LOC109758424 gene encoding uncharacterized protein isoform X5, with product MNESEGGDHVAELKRKKGKKPKPLKWRSTNSDMNNHRNGEAEEGSDGGRDDDDTVLSSLTRSATPSSSSSLIIRKRPRTLGKVAEGCDAVDPPVPRKLRSAIIKRVGQAVPSSPRHAKKRRHLSAISAQIFQMDRETRTDETMPSNSFTKEEEVLADTLLALSQIAPPSEPKADTATEQDISNTNVASTSCSEGVITPTGAIKEDDRITLLPTDANKVVTQSGCADQQVEPTATASVPQLNPAVGAPRISINPDPPKDGQIQDLSLGLFANSPSPPKESFNKSAWKKPKAQFDGSLSLTNQTKKEAPHWLLNRNKSGFVAHDRTKDENSSAKEFTPAIQAPLPCTSTGSSKKPSSSTLGACTISGKEITTAWAIANNDKLSLPENGGSAKTWKRSVTHAYVSHLIQNHLDKDKASQNQVITQERSHSRISSSPSVSTLNKNGMHFDGGNPVQPSIGVCDMAPGRQAMVSTDYLNLPTSAAFSGPQYVQYMHPQMIATHHGPAPYQSYSHLPCSRGNVAPVMSIQQQQMQQYMCGPGYAPHPGVPASQAAMKLQQFAPTPQQQQQMWQYHFSQYQPRQAAEGAAAAWQSGRLRDMPSSGSLRPMQALHAPPAMAPPQMELLCAPYQGGGGGGARRPPQLRLI from the exons ATGAACGAGAGCGAGGGCGGGGATCACGTCGCCGAACTCAAGCGTAAGAAAGGGAAGAAACCCAAGCCCCTGAAGTGGAGATCAACCAACAGCGACATGAACAATCATCGCAACGGCGAGGCCGAAGAAGGTTCCGACGGAGGCCGCGACGACGACGATACGGTCCTCTCCTCACTGACCAGATCCGCCACtcctagcagcagcagcagcctgATCATCAGGAAGAGGCCGAGGACCCTCGGAAAG GTGGCTGAGGGCTGTGATGCCGTGGACCCGCCGGTTCCTAGGAAATTGAGATCAG CCATAATCAAGCGCGTCGGTCAGGCTGTTCCTTCGTCGCCGCGGCATGCCAAGAAGAGGCGTCATCTTTCAGCTATCAGTGCTCAGATTTTTCAGATGGATCGTGAAACAAGAACCGACGAGACCATG CCATCGAATTCTTTCACAAAGGAGGAGGAAGTACTTGCTGATACTTTGCTAGCACTATCCCAAATAGCCCCACCTTCTGAGCCAAAAGCCGACACGGCGACGGAGCAAGATATCTCAAACACAAATGTTGCCTCAACTTCTTGTTCAGAAG GTGTGATTACTCCTACTGGAGCTATCAAGGAGGATGACAGAATAACTTTGTTGCCAACTGATGCTAACAAAGTGGTTACGCAGTCTGGCTGCGCAGATCAACAAGTGGAACCAACTGCTACTGCTAGTGTTCCACAACTAAATCCTGCTGTAGGTGCTCCTCGCATCAGCATAAATCCTGATCCTCCCAAAGATGGACAGATACAGGACCTTTCTTTGGGACTTTTCGCGAATTCGCCAAGTCCACCTAAAGAGTCCTTCAATAAAAG CGCTTGGAAGAAGCCGAAGGCACAGTTTGATGGTAGTCTAAGTCTAACTAACCAGACAAAGAAGGAGGCTCCTCACTGGCTG CTGAACCGCAATAAATCTGGTTTTGTGGCACATGATAGAACAAAAGATGAGAATAGCAGTGCCAAAG AATTTACGCCTGCCATCCAGGCTCCGCTACCTTGTACATCTACTGGGTCTTCAAAAAA GCCCTCTTCAAGTACATTGGGTGCATGCACAATATCTGGCAAAGAAATTACTACAGCCTGGGCAATTGCAAATAATGACAAG CTTTCCCTTCCTGAAAATGGTGGCTCTGCAAAGACATGGAAGAGAAGTGTTACCCATGCCTATGTGAGTCATCTCATCCAAAACCATTTGGACAAAGACAAGGCGTCACAAAATCAAGTAATCACCCAGGAGAGATCACACAGCCGCATTTCAAGCTCTCCAAGCGTCTCCACCTTGAATAAGAATGGCATGCATTTCGACGGGGGGAACCCAGTTCAGCCTTCTATCGGGGTTTGCGACATGGCTCCTGGTCGGCAAGCAATG GTCAGCACTGATTACCTGAACTTGCCCACCTCGGCGGCATTCTCGGGGCCACAGTATGTTCAGTATATGCATCCCCAGATGATCGCCACTCACCACGGTCCGGCGCCGTATCAGTCGTATTCGCATCTCCCTTGTAGCAGAGGGAATGTGGCACCCGTGATGTCGATCCAGCAG CAGCAGATGCAGCAGTACATGTGCGGTCCGGGGTACGCGCCGCACCCCGGCGTGCCGGCGAGCCAGGCCGCCATGAAGCTCCAGCAGTTCGCGCCGActccgcagcagcagcagcagatgtGGCAGTACCATTTCTCCCAGTACCAGCCGAGGCAAGCAGCAGAGGGCGCGGCCGCGGCGTGGCAGAGCGGCCGGCTCCGGGACATGCCGTCGTCCGGCTCCCTGCGGCCGATGCAGGCGCTCCATGCTCCCCCGGCGATGGCGCCGCCGCAGATGGAGCTCCTCTGCGCGCCGTaccagggcggcggcggcggcggggccagACGACCGCCGCAGCTCAGGCTGATCTAG
- the LOC109758430 gene encoding uncharacterized protein: protein MAAAAREGEFSERELEVAAILADLPSIVRACNRRRRQQEKQQQARPEIPSWGRRRPRRAPAAPPAEKPAAAGDDERSEGVASPDTPLAFPEDDEHAEAAAAAAVEDAAKATAQDKWAQEQRGVVASLSHENAHLLKQIEDFRARLHTSRSTNDSLKQIHQSKHKKRHRPEEEEEEGHRWKLPQARAADRPALDLNEPAEADAEDGRPPQTAALAAAQWVHRGHHQQNQQQQLMQMQHKAARRRRQEIRRAKAAAGRTRRQG from the exons ATGGCGGCCGCGGCGCGGGAGGGGGAGTTCAGCGAGCGCGAGCTCGAGGTGGCCGCCATTCTCGCCGACCTGCCGTCCATCGTGCGGGCctgcaaccgccgccgccgccagcaggAGAAGCAGCAGCAGGCGCGGCCGGAGATCCCCTCCTGGGGCCGGCGCCGGCCGCGGAGGGCCccggcggcgccgccggccgAGAAGCCCGCGGCGGCCGGTGATGACGAGAGGAGCGAGGGCGTCGCCAGCCCGGACACCCCGCTCGCCTTCCCGGAGGACGACGAGCACGCcgaggccgccgccgcggcggccGTGGAGGACGCGGCCAAGGCCACCGCGCAGGACAAG TGGGCGCAGGAGCAGCGCGGCGTGGTCGCGAGCTTGTCCCACGAGAACGCCCATCTCCTAAAG CAAATCGAGGACTTCAGGGCCCGGCTGCACACCTCGCGGAGCACCAACGACAGCCTCAAGCAGATTCACCAGAGCAAG CACAAGAAGCGGCaccggccggaggaggaggaggaggaggggcatAGATGGAAGCTGCCGCAGGCGCGCGCCGCCGACCGGCCGGCGCTGGACCTCAACGAGCCGGCGGAGGCCGACGCCGAGGACGGCAGGCCGCCGCAGACTGCCGCTCTGGCGGCGGCGCAGTGGGTCCACCGAGGGCACCACCAGCAGAACCAGCAGCAGCAGCTGATGCAGATGCAGCAcaaggcggcgcggcggcggcggcaggagatCCGGCGGGCCAAGGCCGCGGCGGGCAGGACGCGGCGGCAAGGATAA